In the Arthrobacter sp. 31Y genome, one interval contains:
- a CDS encoding sugar ABC transporter permease, with protein sequence MTKTQALALPPLDLQDERLISSSGVKGLVDQAKARIQGGDLGPLPVIVGLLIIGTIFQILNPSYLSAYNMSNLLWQSVGVGLMALGVVVVLLLGEIDLSVGSVAGLASAVFAVGFVNQSWPLAIAFLAALLSGAAVGALYGFLYTRFGVPSFLVTLAGLLALQGVQRFIISTGPANSIGLPRESLLVQFGQSFLPAAATYIVIALGVGAYFVSAVLGRRNRLAAGLSAPSNGALIFRAAALLTVLILPAVFLYAKGGRGVATIVLLFVALTVILDVALRRTRWGRAVYAIGGNVEAARRSGINVNRIYISVYMLCSTLAALGGIMIALRSGSASTATAAADENLNAIAAAVIGGTSLFGGRGRAWSAFLGILVIYAIFSGLNLLSLPDPVRFIIIGGVLLLAVIVDSLSRRSRTAHGRA encoded by the coding sequence ATGACTAAAACACAAGCACTGGCTCTGCCACCTCTGGACCTGCAGGACGAACGGCTCATCTCCTCCAGCGGCGTCAAAGGTCTTGTTGATCAAGCGAAAGCCCGCATCCAAGGTGGTGACCTCGGACCGTTGCCCGTGATCGTCGGGCTCCTGATCATTGGCACGATCTTCCAAATCCTCAACCCGAGCTACCTGTCTGCGTACAACATGTCGAACCTGCTCTGGCAGTCCGTGGGAGTTGGGCTCATGGCTCTTGGCGTCGTCGTGGTCCTACTGTTGGGGGAAATCGACCTCTCCGTGGGCTCCGTAGCAGGACTTGCCAGCGCCGTATTCGCGGTCGGGTTCGTCAACCAGTCGTGGCCTCTGGCCATCGCATTCTTGGCCGCTCTTCTAAGTGGCGCCGCGGTCGGAGCTCTCTACGGATTCCTCTACACCCGGTTCGGCGTCCCCAGCTTCCTGGTCACCCTGGCAGGCCTACTCGCGCTTCAGGGCGTACAGCGGTTCATCATTTCTACCGGGCCTGCCAACTCCATCGGACTGCCGCGCGAATCCCTGCTCGTGCAATTCGGCCAGAGTTTCCTGCCCGCAGCCGCGACCTACATAGTGATCGCCTTGGGTGTCGGGGCATACTTCGTCTCAGCCGTCCTGGGCCGACGCAATCGCCTGGCAGCAGGCCTGTCGGCGCCGTCCAACGGTGCGCTGATCTTCAGGGCAGCAGCCCTACTAACCGTCCTGATCCTCCCGGCCGTGTTCCTCTACGCCAAGGGCGGTCGAGGTGTGGCTACGATTGTGCTTCTGTTCGTCGCTCTTACCGTTATCCTCGACGTAGCACTTCGCCGAACCCGTTGGGGCCGTGCCGTCTACGCCATTGGCGGGAATGTAGAAGCGGCCCGCCGCTCAGGGATCAACGTCAACCGAATCTACATCTCGGTATACATGCTCTGCTCCACACTCGCAGCCCTCGGGGGCATCATGATCGCCCTCCGCTCCGGCTCCGCGTCCACGGCCACCGCGGCGGCCGATGAGAATCTCAATGCAATTGCAGCAGCCGTGATTGGCGGTACAAGCCTCTTCGGAGGACGCGGACGCGCTTGGTCTGCGTTCCTGGGGATCCTGGTCATTTACGCCATCTTCAGCGGACTCAACCTGCTCTCACTCCCGGACCCAGTGAGGTTCATTATTATCGGCGGCGTTCTGCTTCTCGCTGTTATTGTCGACAGTCTTTCACGTCGCAGCCGCACTGCCCATGGGCGAGCTTAG
- a CDS encoding ATP-binding cassette domain-containing protein has protein sequence MRGVNKRFGAVQALADIDLEIHRGEVVALVGDNGAGKSTLVKIISGVYQHDSGEIQIDGSPVTMHGPAEAQDLGIATVFQDLALCDNLDVVANLFLGKEPVRGRLLDEVSMERESWHLLRQLAAKIPSVRIPVASLSGGQRQTVAIARSLLGNPQLIMLDEPTAALGVAQTAEVLNLVERIRDRGIGVLMISHNMADVQAVADRVVVLRLGRNNGEFDARSTSGEELIAAITGATDNAVSARATRRLAEAQDVQRNETVNND, from the coding sequence ATGCGAGGCGTCAACAAACGATTTGGTGCTGTGCAGGCACTGGCCGACATCGACCTGGAAATCCACCGCGGTGAAGTGGTAGCCCTTGTCGGCGACAACGGCGCCGGGAAGTCGACTCTGGTGAAAATCATCTCCGGGGTCTACCAGCATGATTCAGGCGAGATCCAGATCGATGGCAGCCCAGTCACGATGCACGGACCGGCCGAGGCCCAGGACCTGGGCATCGCCACAGTTTTCCAAGACCTTGCACTCTGCGACAACCTTGATGTCGTCGCCAACCTCTTCCTCGGCAAAGAGCCTGTCCGCGGACGCCTCTTGGACGAAGTTTCCATGGAACGTGAATCCTGGCACCTGCTCCGGCAGCTCGCCGCCAAGATCCCCTCCGTGAGGATTCCAGTGGCTTCACTTTCAGGAGGACAGCGTCAGACCGTTGCCATTGCCCGGTCTCTACTGGGCAACCCGCAACTCATCATGCTGGATGAGCCCACCGCAGCGTTGGGTGTCGCCCAGACCGCGGAAGTGCTGAATCTCGTCGAGCGCATCCGTGACCGCGGCATTGGAGTACTGATGATCAGCCACAACATGGCCGATGTTCAAGCTGTCGCCGACCGTGTTGTCGTGCTTCGCCTCGGCAGGAACAATGGCGAATTCGACGCCCGTTCAACCTCCGGCGAAGAGCTTATCGCGGCAATTACAGGGGCCACCGACAATGCGGTGTCCGCACGCGCCACCCGACGCCTCGCCGAAGCCCAAGACGTTCAACGAAACGAGACCGTCAACAATGACTAA
- a CDS encoding substrate-binding domain-containing protein, with protein MKRQLTITAGLIAAMALSSCSGAATGPSAGAEEKLKIAFLMPESNTTRYEAFDRPLFEQKVKELAPNSEILYFNANGDTGQQQQQVESVLAQSPNVIVLNAADSVQGVGLAGTAKSANVPVIAYDRLIKSADVGYYVSFDNPTVGKLQAQSLVDRLKVEGKTSGNILMVNGAPTDPNASQYKAGAHSVIDASPFKVVGEFDTPQWSTTEAQQWVEGQLGTVDRSSLVGVYAGNDSTASGAVAALKGAGVTPIPPVTGQDAELEAVQRIVTGEQYMTVYKAIKQQAEAAAEAAVALARGEAPQSTDTVEGIPSTLLTPIALTQKNIKDTVIADGVYKAEQICTSELTAACEKLGLK; from the coding sequence ATGAAGCGACAACTCACGATTACCGCGGGCCTAATAGCCGCTATGGCATTGAGCTCCTGCAGCGGAGCGGCAACAGGACCTTCCGCCGGCGCCGAAGAAAAGCTGAAAATCGCCTTCCTGATGCCCGAATCCAACACCACACGCTACGAAGCCTTCGACCGCCCGCTCTTCGAACAGAAGGTCAAAGAGCTCGCTCCCAACTCTGAGATCCTCTACTTCAACGCCAACGGAGACACAGGACAGCAACAGCAGCAAGTTGAGTCGGTCCTGGCACAAAGCCCCAACGTCATTGTGCTGAACGCCGCTGATTCGGTGCAGGGCGTGGGGTTGGCAGGGACAGCAAAATCGGCCAACGTCCCGGTCATCGCTTACGACAGGCTCATTAAGAGCGCCGACGTGGGCTACTACGTCTCCTTCGACAACCCCACCGTTGGAAAGCTCCAAGCCCAGTCCCTCGTTGACCGACTCAAGGTGGAAGGCAAGACTTCCGGCAACATCCTGATGGTCAACGGCGCACCAACTGATCCCAACGCGTCGCAGTACAAAGCCGGAGCTCACAGCGTCATCGATGCCTCCCCTTTCAAGGTTGTCGGGGAATTCGATACCCCCCAGTGGTCCACCACTGAGGCCCAGCAATGGGTAGAGGGCCAGCTCGGAACTGTGGACCGCAGCAGCCTGGTCGGGGTCTACGCCGGCAACGACAGTACTGCCAGCGGCGCAGTGGCCGCACTCAAAGGTGCAGGCGTTACCCCGATACCTCCTGTGACCGGCCAGGACGCTGAACTCGAAGCAGTCCAGAGAATCGTGACCGGCGAGCAATACATGACGGTCTACAAAGCCATCAAACAGCAGGCTGAGGCAGCAGCCGAAGCTGCAGTCGCGCTGGCTCGAGGCGAAGCTCCACAAAGCACCGACACGGTCGAGGGCATCCCGTCGACCCTGCTCACGCCCATCGCCCTGACGCAGAAGAACATCAAGGACACGGTAATCGCAGACGGCGTCTACAAAGCCGAACAGATCTGTACCTCCGAACTGACGGCAGCCTGCGAGAAGCTCGGCCTCAAATAG
- a CDS encoding sugar-binding transcriptional regulator: MTGPEERLKMAYVARRYYRDDATRSEIADEIGVSRFKIARMLERAKDLGIIKFEISAGDLVDPGLSVDLQKRFGLHRALVVTAPSEGEDIVREFVGRAAAHLLSEIVEEGDVVGFTSGRTVYAVAGFLETLPRCDVVALGGVAGQATEHGVEILRRAQRIAGGKMWPIFAPLVVRDPATARALLQDPLIHQAASQFRRVTKGVVAVGSWNPPNSQLYDAARELGYAEDMLAQGVVGEVAATLFAEDGRIIKTIDDRTIAIRAETLKKIPEVICVAGGASKARAMRAAISAGLVHSVVTDASLARELLALA; this comes from the coding sequence ATGACTGGACCTGAAGAGCGGCTAAAAATGGCCTACGTGGCTCGTCGGTATTACCGGGATGACGCGACGCGGTCCGAGATCGCTGATGAGATCGGCGTTTCCCGGTTCAAGATCGCCAGAATGCTTGAGCGGGCCAAAGACCTGGGAATCATCAAGTTTGAAATCAGCGCCGGGGATCTGGTTGATCCTGGGCTGTCAGTGGATCTTCAAAAACGCTTCGGTCTCCACCGCGCCCTCGTGGTCACGGCCCCCTCAGAGGGCGAGGATATCGTCCGCGAATTCGTCGGCAGGGCAGCGGCCCATCTCCTCTCGGAGATCGTGGAAGAAGGCGACGTGGTTGGCTTCACCTCTGGACGGACGGTCTACGCCGTCGCGGGATTCCTCGAAACGCTCCCCCGATGCGACGTCGTCGCCCTTGGTGGAGTGGCCGGACAGGCCACAGAGCATGGAGTTGAAATCCTCCGTCGCGCCCAACGAATCGCTGGCGGCAAGATGTGGCCCATCTTCGCACCCTTGGTCGTCCGGGATCCAGCGACCGCACGCGCTCTCCTTCAGGATCCTTTGATTCACCAGGCGGCATCCCAGTTTCGGAGGGTGACCAAGGGCGTAGTGGCAGTCGGCAGCTGGAACCCGCCCAACTCACAGCTCTACGATGCGGCCCGCGAGCTGGGCTACGCAGAAGACATGCTCGCCCAGGGAGTGGTGGGCGAAGTGGCCGCCACACTCTTTGCAGAAGACGGCAGAATCATCAAAACCATCGACGACCGAACCATCGCCATCCGCGCCGAAACTCTCAAAAAGATCCCCGAAGTCATCTGTGTCGCCGGTGGTGCATCCAAAGCCCGTGCAATGCGCGCCGCCATTTCCGCCGGACTGGTCCATTCTGTTGTGACCGATGCCTCCCTGGCCCGGGAACTACTGGCATTGGCATAG
- a CDS encoding sugar ABC transporter ATP-binding protein, with protein sequence MTSASTGTSSTVSPNEGPNAPATLECQDIEKAFGGVPVLKGVSLALQPGTITALAGENGAGKSTLMKIASGQYRTDSGRVLVRGEDLPAGNAQIAHRLGVSIVPQELASVPDLSVYENIFIGREIKGLFGLNRKAMIEEARKNLKVFGLDMDPTTRMGALPVGLRQIIEIVKATNTGAKAILLDEPSSAIAEREVERLIAVMRTLRDRGVALLFTTHKMEEIRAVADRVVVLRDGGLVLDEPLISLTDDDIVTAMIGRELEDLFPERNTHGEETILEVDAVLVEGAGGPVSVTVRRGEIVGLAGLVGAGRTELLETIFGMRKAVEGEVRVEGRAVKKHSPSAAIEAKIAIVPEDRKGSGAILSMDVLDNASLPRLAHFSAAGFLKQGTRRAAVREATESVRLRSRGLSQEMGTLSGGNQQKVVLARWLTGPVDVLLLDEPTRGVDVGARSEIYRIIVELASQGMAVLMASSDMPEVLSLSHRALVMRGGEVAGELSREDLDRPDVQEKIFRLASGLSQ encoded by the coding sequence ATGACCAGCGCATCAACGGGGACCAGCTCGACAGTGTCTCCCAATGAGGGTCCCAACGCTCCAGCCACGTTGGAGTGTCAGGACATTGAAAAGGCCTTCGGCGGCGTGCCGGTGCTCAAAGGTGTTTCCTTGGCGTTGCAGCCAGGAACGATCACCGCACTGGCCGGCGAAAACGGTGCCGGAAAGTCGACGCTGATGAAGATTGCTTCAGGGCAGTACCGCACCGATTCTGGACGGGTCCTTGTCCGTGGGGAGGACCTCCCTGCCGGTAATGCGCAGATCGCCCACCGGCTGGGCGTGAGCATCGTCCCTCAGGAGCTCGCCTCCGTTCCGGACTTGAGCGTCTACGAAAACATTTTCATTGGCCGCGAGATTAAAGGACTCTTCGGTCTCAACCGGAAGGCCATGATCGAGGAAGCCCGCAAGAACCTGAAAGTCTTCGGCCTGGATATGGATCCGACCACCCGGATGGGAGCGCTGCCCGTCGGCCTCCGTCAGATCATCGAAATCGTTAAGGCCACCAATACCGGAGCCAAAGCGATCCTGCTCGATGAGCCTTCCAGCGCCATCGCCGAACGGGAAGTCGAACGCCTTATTGCGGTGATGCGGACTCTCCGCGACCGTGGTGTGGCGCTGCTCTTCACTACGCACAAGATGGAGGAAATTCGTGCCGTCGCAGACCGTGTGGTTGTGCTGCGGGACGGTGGCCTTGTCTTGGATGAACCACTCATTTCCCTGACCGATGACGACATCGTCACCGCCATGATCGGACGCGAACTGGAAGACCTGTTTCCGGAACGAAATACCCATGGCGAGGAAACCATCCTCGAAGTGGACGCGGTCCTCGTCGAAGGAGCAGGCGGCCCGGTCTCGGTGACGGTCCGCCGAGGTGAGATCGTTGGCCTTGCCGGACTAGTCGGTGCTGGACGTACTGAGCTTCTCGAGACCATCTTTGGCATGCGCAAGGCAGTGGAGGGCGAGGTCCGGGTGGAGGGCCGGGCGGTCAAGAAGCACTCCCCGTCGGCGGCGATTGAGGCGAAAATCGCCATTGTTCCCGAGGACCGCAAGGGGTCAGGGGCCATCCTGTCCATGGATGTGCTCGACAACGCGAGCCTTCCACGGCTTGCGCACTTTTCCGCCGCGGGATTCCTGAAGCAAGGCACACGCCGTGCCGCCGTCAGGGAAGCCACGGAATCAGTTCGGCTGCGCAGCCGGGGACTCAGCCAGGAAATGGGAACACTTTCAGGCGGCAACCAGCAAAAAGTCGTCCTTGCACGCTGGCTCACCGGCCCAGTTGATGTGCTGCTCCTGGACGAGCCAACCCGAGGCGTCGACGTCGGAGCCCGAAGCGAGATCTACCGCATCATCGTGGAGCTGGCATCCCAGGGGATGGCAGTCCTCATGGCCTCCAGCGACATGCCTGAAGTACTCAGCCTGTCCCACCGCGCCCTCGTCATGCGGGGCGGGGAAGTAGCCGGCGAACTCAGCCGTGAAGATCTCGACCGCCCCGACGTGCAGGAAAAGATCTTCCGGCTCGCCAGCGGCCTGTCCCAGTAA
- a CDS encoding ABC transporter permease, with protein MSTTTTAPTPANSTTQRFSRQWFQNLAIRYAMVIVMLFVIAFFLYRSARFGTVDNITTILVAAAPFALIALGQTLVILTGGIDLSVGSVIAVSAMSGALFAKSFPDQVWLSVLVAVLVGLVAGSINGAVISLINVPPFIATLGMLTLGSGLAFVVGNGAPINGLPAAFGQIANTQILGLTIPVILMIIGIVGMGLMMRRTTYGLRIYAVGGNRLASEIAGVKTGRVLFSVYAISGALAGLSGIMLSSRVISGSPTLGQGYELDAIAAVVIGGASLMGGRGTVWGTALGLLLIQTLNNGLDILTVPAYWQDVIKGVLIVIAVAVDVWASKRRT; from the coding sequence ATGTCGACCACTACTACAGCTCCAACCCCAGCCAATTCAACCACTCAACGCTTCTCGCGCCAGTGGTTCCAGAACTTGGCCATCCGCTACGCGATGGTCATCGTCATGCTCTTCGTGATCGCGTTCTTCCTTTACCGCAGTGCGCGGTTTGGCACAGTTGACAACATCACCACGATCCTTGTCGCAGCAGCCCCGTTCGCTTTGATCGCCCTGGGACAGACGCTCGTCATCCTGACCGGCGGCATCGACCTCTCTGTAGGAAGTGTCATCGCAGTGAGCGCCATGTCCGGTGCCCTGTTCGCCAAGTCCTTCCCAGACCAGGTCTGGCTCTCGGTACTTGTTGCGGTGCTCGTCGGACTCGTTGCGGGCAGCATCAACGGGGCGGTGATTTCGTTGATCAACGTTCCACCCTTCATCGCGACACTGGGCATGCTGACGTTGGGATCAGGCCTGGCCTTCGTCGTAGGCAACGGTGCCCCCATTAACGGCCTTCCGGCAGCCTTCGGACAGATCGCCAACACCCAGATTCTGGGCCTGACCATCCCCGTCATCCTTATGATCATCGGCATCGTCGGCATGGGGCTGATGATGCGCCGGACCACCTACGGGTTGCGGATCTACGCCGTGGGCGGCAACAGGCTCGCCTCTGAAATCGCTGGTGTGAAGACCGGACGTGTGCTCTTCAGCGTCTACGCCATCAGCGGCGCTCTGGCCGGACTGTCCGGCATCATGCTCTCCTCCCGAGTCATCAGCGGCTCCCCGACCCTGGGTCAGGGCTACGAGCTAGACGCCATAGCCGCTGTGGTGATCGGCGGGGCAAGCCTCATGGGCGGCCGTGGCACTGTCTGGGGCACCGCGCTCGGCCTGCTCCTGATCCAGACCCTGAACAACGGTCTGGACATCCTCACCGTCCCTGCTTATTGGCAGGACGTTATCAAGGGCGTGCTGATCGTTATTGCGGTCGCCGTCGACGTCTGGGCCAGCAAACGCAGGACCTGA
- a CDS encoding substrate-binding domain-containing protein, producing MKITQLVRRGTAVAAAGALALTLGACGAGDPSAQNAASEGGKKPVRIGVTVYNMSSFITEGKEGIDQYAKDNNIEVLWNAANNDVSTQASQVDQYVSAKVDAIIVVPVQADTLQPQISAAKAAGIPVLDVNATLNNPDITASVQPDDVAAGAQEAEMMMTKLGNKGNVVILQGPLGGSGEINRGKGIDEVLAKNPGVKVLAKDTANWSREEAVNKMKNWISAFGGEIDGVISQNDDMGLGAVQALREAGVKDVPVVGIDGIEDGLNAVKNGEFIGTSLQNGTVQLAAGVAVAAKIARGEETKKEYVYKMPPITQENVEDAIKHVVSDRQNFLSGLTKLTDENLQSGNVAYEGLPGQTK from the coding sequence ATGAAGATTACCCAGCTCGTTCGCCGCGGTACGGCCGTGGCCGCCGCCGGGGCACTTGCCCTGACACTTGGCGCCTGCGGCGCCGGCGACCCCAGCGCACAGAACGCTGCCAGCGAGGGTGGCAAGAAGCCCGTCCGGATCGGAGTCACCGTCTACAACATGTCTTCCTTCATCACCGAAGGTAAGGAAGGCATCGATCAGTACGCCAAGGACAACAACATCGAAGTTCTCTGGAATGCAGCGAACAATGACGTCAGTACCCAGGCCAGCCAGGTAGACCAGTACGTCAGTGCCAAGGTTGACGCCATCATCGTCGTACCGGTCCAGGCCGATACGCTCCAGCCGCAGATCAGCGCAGCCAAGGCGGCCGGCATCCCGGTTCTGGACGTCAACGCAACCTTGAACAACCCTGATATTACGGCCAGCGTCCAGCCCGACGACGTCGCTGCTGGCGCCCAGGAAGCCGAAATGATGATGACGAAGCTCGGAAACAAGGGCAACGTCGTTATTCTCCAAGGCCCCTTGGGTGGTTCCGGCGAAATCAACCGTGGCAAGGGCATTGACGAGGTTCTGGCCAAGAACCCCGGCGTGAAGGTTCTCGCGAAGGACACCGCCAACTGGAGTCGTGAAGAAGCCGTCAACAAGATGAAGAACTGGATCTCCGCATTCGGCGGCGAGATCGACGGCGTCATCTCCCAGAACGACGACATGGGCCTGGGCGCAGTCCAGGCACTGCGTGAAGCTGGCGTGAAAGATGTTCCCGTAGTCGGCATCGATGGCATCGAAGATGGTTTGAACGCGGTCAAGAACGGCGAGTTCATCGGCACCTCCCTGCAGAACGGCACCGTTCAGCTCGCAGCCGGTGTGGCGGTCGCTGCCAAGATCGCCCGCGGAGAAGAGACGAAGAAGGAATATGTCTACAAGATGCCGCCGATCACCCAGGAAAACGTCGAAGACGCCATCAAGCACGTGGTCAGCGACCGTCAGAACTTCCTCTCTGGCCTGACCAAGCTCACCGACGAGAACCTCCAGAGCGGAAACGTCGCCTACGAAGGCCTTCCCGGCCAGACGAAGTAA
- a CDS encoding KpsF/GutQ family sugar-phosphate isomerase has translation MTISSTRSDTILDAARAAIRKEAQAVEGLGAQIDANFAEIVEQILSLDGKIITTGTGTSGIMAERLAHLLAVSGTPAFYLPCLDALHGGMGAITKGDLVVAFSKGGQSKELTELVSRLGERGIPVVALTERPESPFAQAADRVVVVKTEPADADPGGLIAMGSTLVAGAWGDALATVLMALRGHTWEEVVHIHPGGIVGQQTELPPEVELEDH, from the coding sequence ATGACCATTTCGAGCACCAGGTCAGACACCATCCTCGACGCCGCCAGGGCCGCGATCCGCAAGGAAGCGCAGGCAGTTGAAGGACTCGGCGCCCAGATCGACGCAAACTTTGCCGAGATCGTGGAGCAAATACTGAGCCTTGATGGCAAGATCATCACCACGGGCACCGGTACCTCCGGCATCATGGCCGAGCGGCTCGCCCACCTGCTGGCCGTCTCGGGAACCCCCGCCTTTTACCTTCCCTGCCTCGATGCCCTTCACGGAGGCATGGGAGCTATCACTAAGGGCGACCTCGTGGTTGCCTTTTCCAAGGGAGGACAGTCGAAGGAACTGACCGAGCTCGTGAGCCGTCTCGGTGAACGAGGGATTCCGGTCGTCGCACTCACCGAACGCCCTGAATCCCCCTTCGCCCAAGCAGCCGACCGCGTAGTTGTGGTCAAAACTGAACCTGCCGACGCCGATCCGGGTGGCCTGATCGCGATGGGGTCCACACTTGTTGCAGGAGCATGGGGAGATGCCCTGGCCACCGTTCTCATGGCCCTGCGCGGACACACTTGGGAAGAAGTTGTTCACATCCACCCCGGGGGAATCGTCGGGCAGCAAACAGAACTGCCACCAGAAGTCGAACTAGAGGACCACTGA
- the xylB gene encoding xylulokinase, whose amino-acid sequence MSKALLVAGVDSSTQSCKVQLREADTGALVATGTAAHTPTFPPLSEQDPNEWWAAFTAAFRAAVTNAGAAQDQIMGISVAGQCHGLVGLDAQNRVIRPAKLWNDTTTTPQLIKLRNQIGDEAFISSIGSLPTAAFTISKIAWLAENEPENFHKLQHILLPHDYLTFRLTGRYVTDRSEASGTGYFDAAQNRYLLNFLGLIAERNWESMLPEVLGPDDIAGEVSPQALEELGLSGRVRVGAGGGDQHAAALGLGVQYGDVVYSFGTSGVVSAVHPNAVHDSDGLVNGVADMTNEYMPLICTLNAAKVTDTFTRILGASRDEMTQLALSAGEATGPSLAAFLDGERTPNRPDAAGILAGITTATTRAEVARSAFEGVVFGLYRGQKHLERAGIDVSGRILAVGGGARSAAYTQLLSDVARRPVFVPNEDEATARGAAVQAAAVATNRKVAEVRDEWTPATTLVAEPRTVSREEAFAAYCRVADVAELDGRP is encoded by the coding sequence ATGAGCAAAGCACTGCTGGTGGCTGGGGTGGATTCTTCCACCCAGTCCTGCAAGGTGCAGCTGCGCGAAGCAGACACCGGAGCGCTGGTCGCTACGGGGACCGCAGCGCATACGCCGACGTTTCCGCCGCTCAGCGAGCAGGACCCCAATGAATGGTGGGCCGCGTTCACGGCCGCCTTCCGTGCCGCAGTCACCAACGCGGGCGCGGCACAGGACCAGATCATGGGGATCTCGGTTGCAGGACAGTGCCACGGCCTCGTCGGGCTGGACGCCCAGAACCGGGTCATACGCCCAGCCAAACTCTGGAACGACACCACCACCACGCCTCAGCTAATAAAGCTTCGCAACCAAATCGGCGATGAGGCTTTCATCAGCTCCATTGGGTCCCTGCCGACAGCTGCCTTCACAATCTCCAAGATTGCCTGGCTGGCCGAGAACGAACCCGAGAACTTCCACAAGCTTCAGCACATCCTGCTCCCACACGACTACCTCACCTTCCGGCTTACCGGCAGGTACGTGACCGACCGTTCGGAAGCATCCGGAACCGGCTACTTTGACGCCGCACAGAACCGCTACCTGCTCAACTTTCTGGGCCTCATCGCCGAACGGAACTGGGAAAGCATGCTGCCCGAAGTCCTTGGACCTGATGACATCGCCGGCGAAGTAAGCCCGCAGGCGCTGGAGGAATTGGGCCTCTCAGGCCGCGTTCGCGTCGGTGCCGGAGGCGGAGACCAGCACGCCGCCGCACTGGGACTGGGCGTCCAATACGGCGACGTCGTCTACTCCTTCGGCACATCCGGAGTCGTCTCCGCCGTCCACCCCAATGCAGTGCACGACAGTGACGGACTGGTCAACGGCGTAGCGGACATGACCAACGAATACATGCCCCTCATCTGCACCCTGAACGCAGCCAAGGTCACCGACACATTCACCCGAATTCTCGGTGCCAGCCGCGATGAGATGACCCAGCTCGCCTTGTCTGCCGGCGAAGCCACCGGACCGTCCCTGGCGGCCTTCCTTGACGGCGAACGCACCCCAAACCGGCCGGACGCAGCCGGGATCCTCGCCGGTATCACCACAGCGACGACCCGCGCAGAAGTCGCCAGATCCGCCTTCGAAGGCGTCGTCTTTGGGCTTTACCGCGGTCAGAAACACCTGGAACGGGCAGGCATCGACGTCTCAGGGCGCATTTTGGCCGTCGGCGGCGGCGCACGTTCTGCCGCATACACCCAACTTCTGTCCGACGTTGCCCGGCGGCCTGTGTTCGTTCCCAACGAAGACGAAGCCACAGCACGCGGTGCCGCGGTTCAGGCAGCGGCGGTAGCAACCAACCGAAAGGTCGCTGAAGTCCGTGATGAATGGACCCCGGCGACTACCCTGGTGGCCGAACCACGCACGGTTTCAAGGGAAGAGGCCTTCGCGGCATACTGCCGCGTCGCGGACGTGGCGGAACTGGACGGCCGGCCATGA